Proteins encoded by one window of Primulina huaijiensis isolate GDHJ02 chromosome 1, ASM1229523v2, whole genome shotgun sequence:
- the LOC140973520 gene encoding uncharacterized protein isoform X2 — protein MEACFFSSNSFTKTTEVLPSVRARIPTYKRKRLNQYQSKTLTAPNLSVSCSTAASPQDEENPFVSSDWRAFRAKLVANESQSIRPEHQSANQTAPASPPPPIPFGSKWAHTIPEPEKGCLLIATEKLDGVHIFERTVILLLSTGPIGPTGLILNRPSLMSIKEMKSSSFDVSGTFSDRPLFFGGPLEEGLFLVSPEEEGKTEIVEKSGVFEEVMKGLYYGTKESVGCAVEMVKRDMVKVGEFRFFDGYCGWDKEQLRDEIRAGYWTVAACSCGVVGLTSVGSIGLWEEIIGLMGRRKVS, from the exons ATGGAAGCTTGCTTTTTCTCCTCCAATTCCTTCACAAAAACAACTGAAGTTCTTCCTTCAGTAAGGGCTAGGATCCCCACTTACAAAAGGAAAAGGCTGAATCAGTATCAGTCTAAAACACTTACGGCTCCTAATTTATCTGTATCAT GTTCAACAGCAGCATCGCCTCAAGATGAAGAAAATCCTTTTGTCAGCTCCGACTGGCGCGCTTTCCGAGCAAAACTCGTCGCCAACGAATCACAGTCCATACGGCCTGAACATCAATCCGCCAATCAAACAGCTCCCGCCAGCCCGCCTCCGCCTATCCCATTTGGATCCAAATGGGCACACACGATCCCCGAACCGGAAAAGGGCTGCCTGCTTATCGCGACCGAGAAGCTAGACGGTGTCCACATCTTCGAAAGAACCGTGATCCTCCTCCTGTCCACCGGCCCCATCGGCCCGACCGGCCTCATCCTCAACCGGCCGTCACTCATGTCCATCAAAGAAATGAAGTCATCTTCGTTCGACGTTTCGGGGACATTTTCGGACAGGCCATTGTTCTTCGGAGGGCCATTGGAAGAAGGGCTGTTTCTGGTGAGTCCCGAGGAAGAAGGGAAGACGGAGATTGTGGAGAAGAGTGGTGTCTTTGAGGAGGTGATGAAAGGACTGTACTACGGGACTAAGGAAAGCGTGGGATGTGCGGTTGAAATGGTCAAAAGGGATATGGTGAAAGTCGGGGAGTTCAGGTTCTTCGATGGATACTGCGGGTGGGATAAGGAGCAGCTGAGGGATGAGATTAGGGCCGGGTATTGGACTGTGGCAGCTTGTAGTTGTGGTGTTGTTGGGCTTACCAGTGTCGGAAGCATTGGGCTTTGGGAGGAGATTATTGGGCTCATGGGCCGAAGAAAAGTGTCCTGA
- the LOC140973501 gene encoding probable serine/threonine-protein kinase At1g54610 — protein MGCVSSKKARSDESPAFDASFSSSANAVRRRRCGRISASAPLHSQSVFGPLEKIKEEPDKDDLVEGECKDTVTNQHFFIDYSGRLQPLKSETSCKRTPFSIKFGRWAEGEQLAGWPPWLSAVAGEAIEGWLPLRSDSFERFEKIGQGTYSHVYQARNLETGKMVALKKVRFDNFQPDSVRFMAREILILRKLHHPNVMKLEGIITSRLSYSLYLVFEYMEHDLSGLLSCPDIKFTDSQIKCYMRQLLNGVKHCHSRGIMHRDIKSSNILINNEGILKIADFGLANFLKPENEQPLTSRVVTLWYRPPELLLGSTDYGESVDLWSIGCVFAELFSGRAILKGRTEVEQLHKIFKLCGSPTEDYWKRCRLPLAAMFKPQIPYESTLRERCKEFPRNAVSLIEALLSVEPDERGTTTSALNHEYFYTKPRACDPSSLPRYPPNKEIDAKFRQESKWKKDGVPALAQSGSRNLRRVHKTSHDFYKAVPTEGVEANVHTAQRKKGRNVSQMASNKSYDTISEASQMTQESQGSNINSVPGHITSTNGFEWVKRRKPGAVITRLHVFPNSRSIKVGPSEPSSVLHVHDTVNSDRQENDKFSGRIQGDEAAMNAILGEPMHFSGSDYFDPTNIYESKGLPVDYGHKKKKGSFSGPLLYQSQETASRQYGRHGQVLHRSRFYEDSRCKPSQFAQEC, from the exons ATGGGTTGTGTCAGCTCAAAGAAGGCAAGATCTGATGAGTCACCTGCATTTGATGCTTCATTTTCATCCTCAGCAAATGCGGTACGACGCCGTAGGTGTGGACGTATTTCTGCCTCTGCTCCGTTGCATTCCCAGTCGGTATTCGGGCCGTTGGAGAAGATAAAGGAGGAGCCCGATAAGGATGATCTGGTGGAGGGCGAATGCAAAGATACTGTGACGAATCagcatttttttattgattattcGGGGCGTTTGCAACCGTTAAAGAGCGAGACCTCTTGTAAAAGGACTCCTTTTAGCATTAAATTTGGGAGGTGGGCGGAAGGAGAACAGTTGGCTGGGTGGCCACCTTGGCTCTCCGCTGTAGCTGGTGAAGCCATTGAGGGCTGGCTGCCCTTGAGATCGGACTCTTTTGAAAGATTTGAAAAG ATTGGACAAGGAACTTACAGCCATGTTTACCAAGCACGGAACTTGGAAACTGGGAAGATGGTTGCTCTGAAGAAGGTGCGTTTCGACAATTTTCAACCTGACAGCGTAAGATTCATGGCACGCGAAATCTTGATTTTGCGCAAGCTTCATCATCCAAATGTCATGAAACTGGAGGGTATAATTACTTCCAGATTATCCTATAGTTTGTACCTTGTTTTCGAGTATATGGAGCACGACCTTTCCGGGCTGTTATCCTGTCCTGACATCAAGTTCACTGATTCACAG ATCAAATGTTACATGAGACAGCTATTGAATGGAGTCAAGCATTGCCACTCACGAGGTATAATGCATCGAGATATCAAGTCATCCAATATCTTGATAAACAATGAAGGAATCTTGAAGATTGCAGATTTTGGTCTTGCAAATTTTCTTAAACCCGAAAACGAGCAACCTTTGACTAGTCGGGTGGTGACATTATGGTATCGTCCTCCTGAACTCCTTTTGGGGTCAACAGATTATGGGGAATCAGTGGATTTATGGAGTATAGGTTGTGTTTTTGCTGAACTTTTTAGTGGAAGGGCTATTCTTAAAGGAAGAACCGAG GTTGAACAGTTACATAAAATCTTCAAACTATGTGGTTCTCCAACGGAAGATTACTGGAAAAGGTGCAGACTTCCTCTTGCTGCAATGTTTAAGCCCCAGATTCCCTATGAAAGCACTCTTCGAGAAAGATGCAAAGAGTTTCCTAGAAATGCAGTTAGCCTTATAGAAGCCTTACTTTCTGTTGAACCCGACGAGCGTGGAACTACTACTTCTGCTCTGAATCATGAA TATTTCTATACAAAACCACGTGCATGTGATCCATCGAGCTTGCCTAGGTACCCACCGAACAAAGAGATTGATGCCAAATTTCGACAAGAATCAAAATG GAAGAAGGATGGTGTCCCAGCACTGGCACAATCTGGTTCAAGAAATCTTAGGAGAGTCCATAAAACTTCGCATGATTTCTACAAAGCTGTTCCAACCGAG GGAGTGGAGGCCAACGTCCATACGGCACAGAGAAAAAAAGGTAGAAACGTGTCCCAAATGGCATCCAATAAATCCTACGACACTATATCGGAGGCTTCACAAATGACTCAAGAATCACAAGGATCCAACATCAATTCAGTCCCCGGGCATATAACATCTACGAACGGTTTTGAATGGGTTAAACGGCGAAAACCGGGGGCCGTAATTACAAGATTACATGTTTTTCCCAATTCAAGAAGTATAAAAGTTGGGCCTTCGGAACCATCAAGTGTGTTGCATGTTCATGATACTGTGAACTCAGATCGGCaagaaaatgacaaattttCAGGCAGGATCCAAGGTGATGAGGCCGCGATGAATGCCATTCTCGGAGAACCGATGCATTTCAGTGGGTCTGATTATTTCGATCCAACTAATATTTACGAGTCGAAGGGATTGCCAGTG GATTATGGCCATAAGAAGAAGAAGGGTAGTTTCTCAGGACCATTACTGTATCAATCTCAAGAAACAGCTTCAAGGCAGTATGGTAGACATGGTCAAGTTCTTCATAGATCTCGCTTTTATGaag ATTCGAGATGCAAACCTTCTCAGTTTGCTCAAGAATGCTGA
- the LOC140973520 gene encoding uncharacterized protein isoform X1 produces MEACFFSSNSFTKTTEVLPSVRARIPTYKRKRLNQYQSKTLTAPNLSVSCCQSQSGSTAASPQDEENPFVSSDWRAFRAKLVANESQSIRPEHQSANQTAPASPPPPIPFGSKWAHTIPEPEKGCLLIATEKLDGVHIFERTVILLLSTGPIGPTGLILNRPSLMSIKEMKSSSFDVSGTFSDRPLFFGGPLEEGLFLVSPEEEGKTEIVEKSGVFEEVMKGLYYGTKESVGCAVEMVKRDMVKVGEFRFFDGYCGWDKEQLRDEIRAGYWTVAACSCGVVGLTSVGSIGLWEEIIGLMGRRKVS; encoded by the exons ATGGAAGCTTGCTTTTTCTCCTCCAATTCCTTCACAAAAACAACTGAAGTTCTTCCTTCAGTAAGGGCTAGGATCCCCACTTACAAAAGGAAAAGGCTGAATCAGTATCAGTCTAAAACACTTACGGCTCCTAATTTATCTGTATCAT GTTGCCAATCACAATCAGGTTCAACAGCAGCATCGCCTCAAGATGAAGAAAATCCTTTTGTCAGCTCCGACTGGCGCGCTTTCCGAGCAAAACTCGTCGCCAACGAATCACAGTCCATACGGCCTGAACATCAATCCGCCAATCAAACAGCTCCCGCCAGCCCGCCTCCGCCTATCCCATTTGGATCCAAATGGGCACACACGATCCCCGAACCGGAAAAGGGCTGCCTGCTTATCGCGACCGAGAAGCTAGACGGTGTCCACATCTTCGAAAGAACCGTGATCCTCCTCCTGTCCACCGGCCCCATCGGCCCGACCGGCCTCATCCTCAACCGGCCGTCACTCATGTCCATCAAAGAAATGAAGTCATCTTCGTTCGACGTTTCGGGGACATTTTCGGACAGGCCATTGTTCTTCGGAGGGCCATTGGAAGAAGGGCTGTTTCTGGTGAGTCCCGAGGAAGAAGGGAAGACGGAGATTGTGGAGAAGAGTGGTGTCTTTGAGGAGGTGATGAAAGGACTGTACTACGGGACTAAGGAAAGCGTGGGATGTGCGGTTGAAATGGTCAAAAGGGATATGGTGAAAGTCGGGGAGTTCAGGTTCTTCGATGGATACTGCGGGTGGGATAAGGAGCAGCTGAGGGATGAGATTAGGGCCGGGTATTGGACTGTGGCAGCTTGTAGTTGTGGTGTTGTTGGGCTTACCAGTGTCGGAAGCATTGGGCTTTGGGAGGAGATTATTGGGCTCATGGGCCGAAGAAAAGTGTCCTGA
- the LOC140973510 gene encoding probable WRKY transcription factor 4: MWWLSKAEEEQEEKQPTFCYCNQILKIIFCWQFFIFPEPDQRMGETVEEVVAVSKSKPTISVPPRGSMDALYINWSGFGFSPGPMTLVSSYLGDQGPFSFSQLLAGAMASPVVGKPGFLLGQDSEKELREGSFANDEKNSETGGGYKRNRPMNLVVAQPQSLPSEPQSLSPLFMFPPGLSPSGLLNSPGFLSSLNSPFGMSHQQALAHVTAQAALSQSFMQIQEEFHRSSSTTITEALEHHSSSAPKESSAQQTNALPTIPESSKVETSDVSLSDKRAASVAGDKPASDGYNWRKYGQKHVKASECPRSYYKCTHPNCPVKKKVERGGDGHVSEITYKGQHNHDPPHPNPNKQGMDSSGLDRSINSQVKPVFSEAVSFPATTPQSFEHLPVTGQNVEMKYAAVVVDGDDDEPIAKRRNVDIGSSMPASSQQTVTDSKIVVQTRSEVDLLDDGFKWRKYGQKVVKGNPHPRSYYRCTYSGCDVRKHVERASADPKCVITTYEGKHNHDIPAGKYSSHGSGNTSSHQFQAQKMVAENPTANKKIDFGTIDQIPMTLQLKEEQIAAA, from the exons atGTGGTGGTTGAGTAAGGCAgaagaagaacaagaagaaaagcaACCTACTTTTTGTTACTGCAAccaaatcttaaaaatcatattttgttggcaattttttattttcccagAACCAGATCAACGAATGGGTGAGACTGTTGAAGAGGTGGTCGCGGTTTCTAAATCCAAGCCGACTATCTCGGTGCCCCCACGTGGCTCCATGGATGCCCTCTATATAAACTGGTCAGGTTTCGGATTCAGCCCGGGTCCGATGACGTTGGTGTCGAGCTACCTCGGGGACCAGGGTCCGTTTTCTTTCTCTCAGCTTTTAGCAGGAGCCATGGCTTCGCCGGTCGTGGGGAAGCCGGGGTTTCTATTGGGTCAAGATTCGGAGAAAGAACTGAGAGAGGGGAGTTTTGCTAATGATGAGAAAAATAGTGAGACCGGTGGTGGGTATAAGCGGAATAGGCCCATGAATCTGGTGGTGGCACAGCCGCAGTCTCTACCGTCGGAGCCGCAGAGTTTGAGCCCACTTTTCATGTTTCCGCCGGGATTGAGTCCTTCTGGATTGCTTAATTCACCTGGGTTCTTGTCCTCACTAAAC AGCCCATTTGGAATGTCGCACCAACAGGCTCTAGCTCATGTGACAGCTCAGGCGGCACTATCCCAATCTTTCATGCAGATTCAAGAAGAATTTCATCGTTCATCATCTACCACTATCACAGAAGCATTGGAGCACCATTCTTCTTCTGCACCAAAAGAATCTTCAGCACAGCAGACCAATGCTTTACCAACAATACCAGAGAGTTCAAAGGTTGAGACATCTGATGTTTCCCTATCTGATAAAAGAGCTGCTTCGGTTGCTGGTGATAAACCGGCCAGTGATGGTTATAACTGGAGAAAATACGGTCAGAAGCATGTGAAGGCCAGTGAATGTCCTCGGAGCTACTACAAATGCACACATCCAAACTGTCCTGTCAAGAAAAAGGTTGAAAGAGGGGGTGATGGTCATGTATCTGAGATTACGTATAAAGGACAGCACAATCACGATCCACCTCATCCCAATCCCAATAAACAGGGAATGGATAGTTCTGGTTTAGATAGATCAATAAACTCACAAGTGAAGCCCGTTTTTTCCGAGGCTGTAAGTTTTCCAGCAACCACTCCACAGTCATTTGAACATCTTCCTGTCACTGGTCAGAATGTGGAAATGAAATATGCTGCAGTAGTTGTAGATGGGGATGATGACGAACCAATTGCCAAAAGAAG GAATGTGGATATTGGATCATCAATGCCAGCTTCTTCACAACAAACTGTTACGGATTCAAAAATTGTCGTTCAGACCAGAAGTGAAGTTGATCTTTTGGATGATGGGTTCAAATGGAGAAAATATGGACAGAAAGTAGTCAAGGGGAATCCTCATCCAAG GAGTTACTATAGGTGTACATATTCTGGTTGTGATGTTAGGAAACATGTCGAGAGAGCCTCAGCAGACCCCAAATGTGTCATTACTACGTATGAGGGTAAACATAATCACGATATCCCAGCAGGAAAATATAGCAGCCATGGCTCGGGCAATACAAGTTCTCACCAGTTTCAGGCGCAAAAAATGGTTGCTGAGAATCCTAcagcaaataaaaaaatagattttggGACTATAGACCAAATCCCGATGACTCTACAGCTCAAAGAAGAACAAATTGCTGCCGCCTGA
- the LOC140973517 gene encoding early nodulin-like protein 17, with protein MGRLIAVVLGLICAAVMLPEVAAVRFMVGGNVGWSPNVNYTVWAEGKHFYNGDWLFFVYDRNQMNVLEVNQTDYESCNSDHFLHNFTTGAGRDVVPLNVTRKYYFISGKGFCFSGMKIAINVENPPPPPSSSPQKAGSNSPFSTLREILVPVLFTVAAAWDSIFMIL; from the exons ATGGGCCGGTTAATTGCGGTGGTGCTGGGATTGATTTGTGCGGCGGTGATGCTGCCGGAGGTGGCGGCGGTGCGTTTCATGGTAGGTGGGAACGTGGGTTGGAGTCCAAATGTTAACTATACTGTATGGGCTGAAGGCAAGCATTTCTACAATGGGGATTGGCTGT TTTTTGTGTACGACAGGAACCAGATGAACGTTCTAGAAGTGAACCAAACTGACTATGAAAGCTGCAATTCCGACCATTTCCTTCACAATTTTACTACTGGTGCTGGAAGGGATGTGGTTCCACTGAATGTGACAAGAAAATACTATTTCATCAGTGGCAAAGGATTCTGCTTCTCAGGCATGAAGATAGCAATCAATGTTGAAAATCCACCGCCTCCACCATCATCTTCGCCTCAGAAGGCCGGATCTAACAGTCCGTTCTCTACTTTACGAGAGATTCTGGTGCCAGTTCTTTTCACAGTTGCTGCTGCATGGGATTCGATTTTCATGATCTTGTAG